A stretch of the Elephas maximus indicus isolate mEleMax1 chromosome 3, mEleMax1 primary haplotype, whole genome shotgun sequence genome encodes the following:
- the LZIC gene encoding protein LZIC isoform X2: MASRGKTETSKLKQNLEEQLDRLMQQLQDLEECREELDTEEYEETKKETLEQLSEFNDSLKKIMSGNMTLAIQAAISQAFKTPEVIRLFAKKQPGQLRTRLAEMDRDLMVGKLERDLYTQQKVEILTALRKLGEKLTADDEAFLSANAGAILSQFEKVATDLGSGDKVLALASFEVEKTKK; the protein is encoded by the exons ATGGCTTCCAGAGGAAAAACGGAGACAAGCAAATTAAAACAGAACTTGGAAGAACAGTTGGATAGACTAATGCAGCAATTACAAGATCTGGAGGAATGCAG AGAGGAACTTGATACAGAGGaatatgaagaaaccaaaaaggaaacgCTGGAGCAGCTAAGTGAATTTAATGATTCACTGAAGAAAATTATGTCTGGAAATATGACTTTG GCTATCCAGGCAGCTATTAGTCAGGCCTTTAAAACTCCAGAGGTCATCAGGTTGTTTGCAAAGAAACAACCAGGTCAGCTTCGGACAAGGTTAGCAGAG ATGGATAGAGATCTGATGGTAGGAAAGCTGGAAAGAGACCTGTACACTCAACAGAAAGTGGAGATACTAACAGCTCTCAGGAAACTTGGAGAGAAG cTGACTGCAGATGATGAGGCGTTCCTGTCAGCAAATGCGGGTGCTATACTCAGCCAGTTTGAGAAAGTCGCCACTGACCTTG GCTCTGGAGACAAAGtccttgctttggcaagttttgaggttgaaaaaacaaaaaaatga
- the LZIC gene encoding protein LZIC isoform X1 gives MASRGKTETSKLKQNLEEQLDRLMQQLQDLEECREELDTEEYEETKKETLEQLSEFNDSLKKIMSGNMTLVDELSGMQLAIQAAISQAFKTPEVIRLFAKKQPGQLRTRLAEMDRDLMVGKLERDLYTQQKVEILTALRKLGEKLTADDEAFLSANAGAILSQFEKVATDLGSGDKVLALASFEVEKTKK, from the exons ATGGCTTCCAGAGGAAAAACGGAGACAAGCAAATTAAAACAGAACTTGGAAGAACAGTTGGATAGACTAATGCAGCAATTACAAGATCTGGAGGAATGCAG AGAGGAACTTGATACAGAGGaatatgaagaaaccaaaaaggaaacgCTGGAGCAGCTAAGTGAATTTAATGATTCACTGAAGAAAATTATGTCTGGAAATATGACTTTGGTAGATGAACTAAGTGGAATGCAATTG GCTATCCAGGCAGCTATTAGTCAGGCCTTTAAAACTCCAGAGGTCATCAGGTTGTTTGCAAAGAAACAACCAGGTCAGCTTCGGACAAGGTTAGCAGAG ATGGATAGAGATCTGATGGTAGGAAAGCTGGAAAGAGACCTGTACACTCAACAGAAAGTGGAGATACTAACAGCTCTCAGGAAACTTGGAGAGAAG cTGACTGCAGATGATGAGGCGTTCCTGTCAGCAAATGCGGGTGCTATACTCAGCCAGTTTGAGAAAGTCGCCACTGACCTTG GCTCTGGAGACAAAGtccttgctttggcaagttttgaggttgaaaaaacaaaaaaatga